A genomic segment from Drosophila miranda strain MSH22 chromosome 3, D.miranda_PacBio2.1, whole genome shotgun sequence encodes:
- the LOC108159250 gene encoding hormone receptor 4: MDRVTKPQKKMLITLLRETKYMEGKKEKEWYWEKIQAALNTIGPKKTIIQWKKCWRDMRLTTRKKLAELKRCQLSGGSPPPGIELNQEDNDIIDIVGTEYFYEEMNGELKPENFMSGFDYAPEHLCDAILTAAVGHHQQHMQHQKDPQSHAVQQSQDHHTNDGETSDAPGSSNGGSYQGVAVSQLQAHNGAGAGGEHGNGSQAHPGMPQHPAFHGGLHPHLLRRQAGNTPLPRETPFEEKLLQFMQDAFPKKSKKRKQRDPDKLFLLSLYEEIKRVPEEIRLDVKSELMQILKKYQKKSPVKAEKSSASSTSTSSKQSTSSSSGSSVTAHLSHSMYQLQKKYDKGERESSPQSQVERVSAASAVSLHVPQQLPLFQLQKKYEESAAEKAHQQQQQQQSEQRKHVEAHQQQHAAHQQPPPPPPNEQHLHHPQMAHNIMFPLAQLRNEQQPPTQQHHAHNPHQQQQQQQQQHPHQQQQQQSQQHHPPTIFGSATSTTAMSAERPAMSYENVG; the protein is encoded by the exons ATG GATCGTGTGACGAAGCCGCAAAAGAAAATGCTCATCACGTTGCTGCGGGAGACCAAGTACATGGAGGGCAAGAAGGAGAAGGAGTGGTACTGGGAGAAGATCCAAGCGGCGTTGAACACCATCGGCCCCAAGAAGACCATTATACAGTGGAAGAAG TGCTGGCGGGATATGCGGCTGACCACGCGGAAGAAACTGGCGGAGCTGAAGCGCTGCCAGCTGTCGGGGGGCTCGCCGCCCCCCGGCATTGAGCTTAACCAGGAGGACAACGATATTATTGACATTGTGGGGACGGAGTACTTTTACGAGGAGATGAACGGCGAGCTGAAGCCGGAGAACTTCATGTCCGGGTTCGATTATGCGCCAGAGCACCTCTGTGACGCCATTCTGACGGCGGCTGTGGgccatcatcagcagcacaTGCAGCACCAGAAGGATCCCCAGTCGCATGCGGTCCAGCAGTCGCAGGATCATCATACCAACGATGGTGAGACGAGCGATGCGCCTGGTTCATCGAATGGTGGCTCGTACCAGGGAGTAGCTGTATCCCAGCTGCAGGCGCACAATGGAGCTGGCGCTGGAGGTGAGCACGGTAACGGCTCGCAGGCGCATCCGGGAATGCCTCAACATCCAGCCTTCCATGGCGGTCTGCATCCACATCTACTGAGGCGTCAGGCCGGCAATACGCCGCTGCCCAGGGAGACGCCGTTCGAGGAGAAGCTGCTGCAGTTCATGCAGGATGCGTTCCCCAAGAAGAGCAAGAAGCGCAAGCAACGCGATCCGGACAAGCTCTTCCTGCTGTCGCTCTACGAGGAGATCAAGCGTGTGCCCGAGGAGATACGCCTGGACGTGAAGTCCGAACTAATGCAGATCCTGAAGAAGTACCAGAAGAAGTCGCCGGTCAAGGCGGAGAAATCATCGgcctcctccacctccacgtCCTCGAAGCAGagcacaagcagcagcagcggcagctccGTGACCGCACATCTGTCGCACAGCATGTATCAGCTGCAGAAGAAGTACGACAAGGGCGAGCGGGAGTCCTCGCCCCAGTCGCAGGTGGAGCGGGTCTCTGCCGCCTCGGCCGTGTCCCTACACGTCCCCCAGCAGCTGCCGCTCTTCCAGCTTCAGAAGAAGTACGAGGAGAGCGCCGCCGAGAAGgctcaccagcagcagcagcagcagcagagcgaGCAGCGCAAACATGTGGAGgcgcatcagcagcagcatgcGGCCCACCAGCAGCCGCCGCCTCCTCCGCCCAACGAACAGCATCTCCACCACCCGCAGATGGCCCACAACATCATGTTTCCGCTGGCGCAGCTGCGCAACGAACAGCAGCCGCCGACGCAGCAGCACCATGCCCACAAtccccaccagcagcagcaacagcagcagcagcaacatccccaccagcagcagcagcagcagtcgcaaCAGCACCACCCGCCAACGATCTTCGGATCGGCCACCAGCACAACTGCCATGAGCGCCGAGCGCCCGGCCATGTCCTACGAGAATGTCGGATGA
- the LOC108159249 gene encoding sialin, whose translation MAEVEARTVLWYMTFMGFIVNYMIRINLNITIVDMIAGKGEAVPLNQSSLDLVNASDFASLPDDSERFSLERWFLDWANIGYDREGFHWNEKQQGALLGSFFWAHWTLQIPGGILATKYGTKLIFGWSNGIGVFCCFLIPIVSYWSYTGLICLRVFQGWITGLAWPSMHVLTAKWIPPNERSKFVSAYLGSSVGVALFYPIFGYIIDWTSWEWVYYICGVVGTLWFIAWQFLVYDTPAEHPRIADSERRYIEKSLGASVQSSNKGPTPWMAIATSRPVWLNVVAQWGGIWGLFTLMTHAPTYFRLIHHWNIRATGFLSGLPHLMRMIFAYTFSILADYLLRTDRLSRTNVRKLATFVCCGVKGLVVLALAYFGYNAMAAILLVTLATMFHGAVSSGPLASMVDLSPNYAGIVLGVSGMIGGMPGFISPLIVGHLTQGNQTIEAWKKVFLLSSAMLTGSGILYVLFSESTLQPWNSGCHALPDAGLKELQTLEARLEDEEEKKPLNRSDADHVTTEAKAETEMETETETKTKSIQL comes from the exons ATGGCTGAAG TCGAGGCCCGCACTGTGCTCTGGTACATGACGTTCATGGGATTCATTGTGAACTACATGATTCGGATCAATCTGAACATCACCATCGTGGACATGATTGCCGGCAAAGGTGAGGCGGTGCCCCTCAATCAGTCCTCCCTCGATCTGGTGAACGCATCGGACTTTGCCTCTCTTCCGGATGACAGCGAGAGGTTCTCACTGGAGCGGTGGTTTCTTGATTGGGCTAAT ATTGGCTATGATCGGGAGGGCTTCCACTGGAACGAGAAGCAGCAGGGCGCTCTGTTGGGGTCCTTCTTCTGGGCCCACTGGACCCTGCAGATACCCGGTGGCATTCTGGCCACCAAATACGGCACCAAGCTGATCTTTGGCTGGTCGAACGGCATCGGAGTCTTCTGCTGCTTCCTCATACCGATTGTCTCCTACTGGAGCTACACGGGTCTGATTTGTCTGCGTGTCTTCCAAGGCTGGATAACT GGATTGGCCTGGCCCTCGATGCATGTTCTGACCGCCAAATGGATACCGCCCAACGAGAGGAGCAAGTTCGTCAGCGCCTATCTGGGCAGCTCGGTCGGAGTGGCGCTGTTCTACCCCATCTTTGGGTACATCATCGACTGGACCAGCTGGGAGTGGGTCTACTACATTTGCGGCGTTGTCGGCACCCTGTGGTTCATTGCCTGGCAGTTCCTCGTCTACGACACACCTGCCGAGCATCCGCGCATCGCCGACTCGGAGCGCAGATACATCGAAAAGTCGCTGGGCGCCTCCGTGCAGAGCAGCAACAAGGGTCCGACGCCCTGGATGGCCATAGCTACCTCGCGGCCCGTCTGGCTAAATGTGGTGGCCCAGTGGGGCGGCATTTGGGGTTTGTTCACCCTGATGACGCATGCCCCGACCTACTTCCGATTGATCCATCACTGGAACATTCGAGCG ACGGGTTTCCTCTCCGGCCTGCCCCATCTGATGCGGATGATATTCGCCTATACCTTCTCCATTCTGGCTGACTATCTGCTGCGAACGGATCGCCTGAGTCGCACCAATGTCCGCAAGCTGGCCACCTTTGTCT GCTGTGGTGTCAAGGGTCTGGTGGTGCTGGCATTGGCCTACTTTGGCTATAATGCAATGGCAGCCATTCTGCTGGTGACCTTGGCCACCATGTTCCATGGAGCAGTGTCCTCCGGCCCGTTGGCCTCGATGGTGGATCTGTCGCCCAACTATGCGGGCATTGTTCTGGGTGTTAGTGGCATGATTGGAGGCATGCCGGGTTTCATTTCACCCCTGATTGTGGGTCACCTGACCCAGGGTAAT CAAACCATCGAAGCCTGGAAGAAAGTGTTCCTTCTGAGCTCCGCCATGCTGACGGGCAGTGGCATCCTGTATGTCCTCTTCTCGGAGTCCACGTTACAGCCGTGGAACAGTGGCTGCCACGCACTGCCCGATGCTGGACTCAAGGAGCTGCAGACCTTAGAGGCGAGGCTGGAGGATGAGGAGGAAAAGAAACCACTCAACAGATCAGATGCCGATCATGTCACGACGGAGGCCAAGGCGGAGACGGAGATGGAGACGGAGACCGAGACCAAAACAAAATCCATTCAGCTCTGA